From Methanoculleus oceani, a single genomic window includes:
- a CDS encoding recombinase family protein has protein sequence MGSSIVPQKGVGHAFSKAIYMIIRHHKRMKRAAVAYLNTRKKGDFAAQKNEVENYCKYRFQIVEIFHDHRANATPPEKRKGFVEMLDYCAANNCPEIVIYDLAGLARDMDAGLATLKTLNDQYTVYCVNNDFFGFRDDPELRKEAIGNFAAFMDQYRESARKTAPPVSKKTKKEDGRPIGRPKALNEGQVEALLTIRQAGTSISQICRMFDVSRSTVSKILADYPELKGEWKGARQEPAGEMEGEPKE, from the coding sequence ATGGGATCTTCCATCGTGCCGCAAAAAGGCGTCGGGCATGCTTTTTCAAAAGCAATATATATGATTATACGGCATCATAAACGGATGAAAAGAGCTGCTGTGGCATACTTGAATACGAGAAAGAAGGGAGATTTCGCAGCACAAAAGAATGAAGTCGAGAATTATTGCAAATATCGGTTTCAGATTGTTGAAATCTTCCATGACCACCGGGCAAATGCAACGCCCCCGGAGAAGCGAAAGGGCTTTGTTGAGATGCTGGATTACTGTGCCGCCAATAACTGTCCCGAGATCGTCATCTACGACCTTGCGGGTCTTGCCAGGGATATGGACGCCGGGCTTGCGACACTCAAAACTTTAAACGACCAATACACGGTTTACTGCGTGAATAACGACTTTTTCGGGTTCCGGGACGACCCGGAGCTCCGGAAAGAGGCCATCGGCAACTTCGCCGCGTTTATGGACCAGTACCGGGAGAGCGCCCGGAAGACCGCCCCGCCGGTGTCCAAGAAGACCAAGAAAGAGGACGGACGCCCCATCGGGAGGCCGAAAGCGCTCAACGAGGGTCAGGTCGAGGCCCTCCTCACGATCCGGCAGGCCGGGACGAGCATCAGCCAGATCTGCAGGATGTTCGACGTCAGCAGGAGCACGGTCAGCAAGATCCTCGCGGACTACCCGGAATTGAAGGGGGAATGGAAGGGCGCCCGGCAGGAGCCCGCCGGGGAGATGGAGGGGGAGCCGAAGGAGTAG
- the ribB gene encoding 3,4-dihydroxy-2-butanone-4-phosphate synthase has protein sequence MIDAAIQALARGEFVLLYDFDNRERETDFAIRSDAVTPAHIRQMRKDGGGLICTAVHPEAAKRLGLPFAHDVLRACSLVEKDGEVPYDPKNHSSFSLWVNHRETYTGVTDRDRALTVTAVAEEVKRSLNGGGHDFAAHFRTPGHMALLRAADRLLDERRGQTELSIALAAMAGVTPAVTICEMLDDETGFALSKEGAMEYARKHGLVFIEGKDVLDRWESGRPEE, from the coding sequence ATGATTGATGCAGCCATACAGGCCCTCGCGAGGGGCGAATTCGTCCTGCTGTACGACTTTGACAACCGGGAGCGCGAGACGGATTTCGCGATCCGTTCAGATGCGGTCACGCCTGCCCACATCCGGCAGATGCGTAAAGACGGGGGCGGACTGATCTGCACGGCGGTTCACCCGGAGGCGGCAAAGAGGCTCGGTCTGCCGTTTGCGCACGACGTTCTGCGTGCCTGCAGCCTTGTCGAGAAGGACGGCGAAGTGCCTTACGATCCGAAGAACCATTCGTCGTTCTCCCTCTGGGTGAACCACCGGGAGACCTATACCGGGGTCACGGACCGTGACCGTGCTCTGACGGTCACGGCCGTAGCGGAAGAGGTGAAGCGGTCGCTCAACGGCGGCGGGCACGACTTTGCAGCACACTTCCGGACACCGGGCCATATGGCGCTCCTCCGGGCCGCCGACCGGCTGCTCGATGAGCGGCGCGGGCAGACCGAACTCTCGATCGCGCTTGCCGCCATGGCCGGGGTCACCCCGGCGGTCACGATCTGCGAGATGCTGGACGACGAGACGGGATTTGCACTCTCCAAGGAGGGTGCGATGGAGTATGCGAGAAAGCACGGGCTCGTCTTCATCGAGGGGAAAGACGTGCTGGACCGGTGGGAGTCCGGGAGACCGGAAGAATAA
- a CDS encoding DUF120 domain-containing protein produces the protein MVEAEDLQSLKTIALLGGCRGPIWLSSQSLGNELGISPQTASRRLIALERQQFVVRSMKPDGQYVAVTREGEQALKREYADYVRIFNPERRQYTLAGTVISGLGEGRYYMSIPHYKEQFGGCLGFEPFPGTLNIRLDAASIEVRKQLDHAGWIDIPGFTADERTFGGARVLPCRIRGHKCAIVVPSRTHYPEDIVEVIAGCELRKALNLNDNDTIEVEITHD, from the coding sequence ATGGTTGAAGCGGAAGACCTGCAGTCCTTGAAGACGATCGCCCTGCTCGGCGGGTGCCGGGGCCCGATCTGGCTCTCGTCGCAGTCGCTCGGGAACGAGCTCGGGATCAGCCCCCAGACCGCCTCGCGGCGGCTGATCGCCCTTGAGCGGCAGCAGTTCGTCGTCCGGTCGATGAAGCCCGACGGCCAGTACGTCGCCGTCACCCGGGAGGGCGAGCAGGCGCTGAAGCGGGAGTATGCGGATTACGTCAGGATCTTCAACCCGGAACGCAGGCAGTATACCCTTGCCGGAACCGTGATCAGCGGGCTCGGGGAAGGGCGCTACTACATGAGCATCCCCCACTACAAGGAGCAGTTCGGTGGGTGCCTCGGGTTCGAACCCTTCCCCGGAACCCTGAACATCAGGCTCGATGCGGCGAGCATTGAGGTCCGCAAGCAGCTCGACCATGCCGGTTGGATCGATATTCCCGGGTTTACTGCCGATGAGCGGACGTTCGGTGGGGCCAGGGTCCTTCCCTGCCGGATCAGGGGCCATAAATGCGCGATAGTCGTGCCTTCCCGCACCCACTACCCGGAGGACATCGTCGAGGTCATCGCCGGGTGCGAACTCCGCAAAGCCCTGAACTTAAACGATAACGATACGATCGAGGTGGAGATTACCCATGATTGA
- a CDS encoding helix-turn-helix domain-containing protein, translating to MKSGVRHQLAEKMAGEITLSDSPGQALKKWRQSFSIPQGLLAERLEVSPSVISDYESGRRKSPGTAIVGKIVDTILSIDEDNGSRFINKFAKILYSEFDEDVIYDIHEYASPVALSDFAGVIEATTLCGPMDQTVYGYTVINSLNAILQLSSSEFNRIYGWSTERALIFTEVSTGKSPMVAIRVTPFKPRCVVLQGISPGEVHPIIPGLAERDRITVLCTQMDVETIISSLRGKAW from the coding sequence ATGAAATCCGGAGTGCGGCATCAGCTTGCCGAGAAAATGGCAGGAGAGATCACACTTTCGGACTCACCGGGACAGGCCCTCAAGAAGTGGCGGCAGAGTTTCAGCATCCCCCAGGGGCTGCTCGCCGAGCGTCTCGAGGTCTCTCCCTCCGTTATCAGCGATTACGAAAGCGGACGGCGAAAAAGTCCGGGAACCGCCATCGTCGGCAAGATCGTCGATACGATCCTCTCGATCGACGAGGACAACGGTAGCCGGTTCATCAACAAATTTGCAAAAATTCTGTACAGTGAGTTCGACGAAGACGTCATCTACGACATCCACGAGTATGCATCCCCCGTGGCTCTCTCCGACTTCGCCGGAGTCATCGAAGCCACGACGCTCTGCGGCCCGATGGACCAGACCGTCTACGGCTATACGGTGATCAACAGCCTCAATGCGATCCTCCAGCTCTCTTCGAGCGAGTTCAACCGCATCTACGGCTGGAGCACGGAGCGTGCCCTCATCTTCACCGAGGTCTCGACCGGGAAGTCCCCCATGGTGGCGATCCGGGTCACGCCCTTCAAGCCCCGCTGCGTGGTGCTGCAGGGTATCAGCCCGGGAGAGGTGCACCCGATCATCCCGGGCCTTGCGGAGCGCGACCGGATCACCGTACTCTGCACGCAGATGGATGTCGAGACGATCATCAGTTCACTACGAGGAAAGGCATGGTAG
- a CDS encoding hydroxymethylglutaryl-CoA synthase: MVGIYSYGVYIPRYRIKVPEIARVWGANADDITRGLGVFEKSVPDLDEDTATIAVEAARAALRRREIDPEAIGAIYVGSESHPYAVKPTACTVGEAIGATPNMTAADYEFACKAGTAGIQTCMGMVKSGMIPFGIAIGADVAQGAPGDALEYTAAAGGAAFVIGDGETIADINRTCSYTTDTPDFWRREGQNYPRHGGRFTGDPGYFKHVQGAARLMLEQAGTIPKDYDYAVFHQPNAKFPQRVAKMLGFTDEQIRPGLVVPRLGNTYSGASMIGLAATLDVAKPGDRIFVTSFGSGAGSDAFDITVTDAIESGEFDRAAAPSVEKLLANPTYLDYALYAKHKGKIVMQK, translated from the coding sequence ATGGTAGGCATTTATTCATACGGCGTATACATCCCGCGATACCGGATAAAAGTCCCGGAGATCGCCCGGGTATGGGGTGCCAACGCAGACGACATCACCCGGGGTCTCGGTGTCTTTGAGAAGTCCGTCCCCGATCTCGACGAGGATACCGCAACGATCGCCGTCGAGGCGGCCCGTGCCGCCCTCCGGCGGAGGGAGATCGATCCCGAGGCGATCGGGGCCATCTACGTGGGAAGCGAATCACACCCCTACGCGGTCAAGCCCACGGCCTGCACGGTCGGCGAGGCAATCGGGGCGACCCCCAACATGACCGCCGCAGACTACGAGTTTGCGTGCAAAGCAGGAACAGCGGGCATCCAGACCTGCATGGGCATGGTCAAGAGCGGGATGATCCCGTTCGGGATCGCCATCGGTGCGGATGTGGCACAGGGCGCTCCCGGCGACGCGCTCGAGTACACGGCGGCAGCCGGCGGGGCGGCGTTCGTCATCGGCGACGGGGAGACCATCGCCGATATCAACCGGACCTGCTCCTACACCACCGACACGCCCGACTTCTGGCGGCGCGAAGGACAGAACTACCCCCGCCACGGCGGGCGGTTCACCGGCGACCCGGGCTATTTCAAGCACGTCCAGGGCGCCGCCCGGCTGATGCTCGAGCAGGCGGGCACGATCCCGAAGGACTACGACTACGCCGTCTTCCACCAGCCCAACGCGAAGTTCCCCCAGCGGGTGGCAAAGATGCTCGGGTTTACCGACGAGCAGATCCGACCCGGCCTCGTCGTCCCGAGGCTCGGCAACACCTACTCGGGGGCATCGATGATCGGGCTTGCGGCTACGCTCGACGTGGCGAAACCAGGCGATCGGATCTTCGTCACCTCGTTCGGTTCCGGGGCCGGGAGCGACGCCTTCGACATCACGGTCACCGATGCCATCGAGTCCGGGGAGTTCGACCGGGCGGCGGCGCCGAGCGTGGAGAAACTGCTCGCAAACCCGACTTACCTCGACTATGCACTGTATGCCAAACACAAGGGAAAGATCGTGATGCAGAAATGA
- a CDS encoding thiolase domain-containing protein, which produces MRDVAVIGVGCTEFGEHWGTSFRDLFVKAGALALDDAGVTGENIDALYVGNMSAGRFVEQEHIGALIADYAGLATNHVASTRVEAACASGGLAFRQAVIAVASGMEDIVVAAGVEKMTDVGTGASVDMLASAADREWEGFAGATFPGLYAMIATDYMHRYPLTREQLAQVAVKNHENGAKNPIAQFQNRITVDTVLNSSLVADPLRLFDCSPITDGAAAVVVVPLERAREFTDSPVRVLASAQASDTIALHDRRDISTLDASVAAGKRAFSQAGLTHRDIDMLEVHDCFTIAEICAIEDLGFCKKGEAGRLTAEGATALGGEIPVNTSGGLKACGHPVGATGIKQVYEIVNQLRGEAGARQVDAEIGMAHNVGGTGATVVVHILGA; this is translated from the coding sequence ATGAGAGACGTAGCAGTAATCGGAGTCGGGTGCACGGAGTTCGGGGAGCACTGGGGCACATCGTTCCGCGACCTCTTCGTCAAGGCGGGGGCGCTGGCGCTCGATGATGCCGGGGTCACCGGCGAGAACATCGACGCCCTCTACGTGGGGAACATGAGTGCCGGGCGATTCGTCGAGCAGGAGCACATCGGTGCCCTGATTGCGGACTATGCCGGGCTCGCGACCAACCACGTCGCCTCGACCCGGGTGGAAGCGGCCTGCGCCTCCGGCGGGCTTGCCTTCCGGCAGGCGGTTATCGCGGTCGCAAGCGGCATGGAGGATATCGTCGTCGCCGCGGGCGTCGAGAAGATGACCGATGTCGGAACCGGGGCGAGCGTGGACATGCTCGCGAGCGCCGCGGACCGCGAGTGGGAAGGGTTTGCCGGGGCGACCTTCCCCGGGCTCTACGCGATGATCGCGACCGACTACATGCACCGCTACCCCCTCACCCGGGAGCAGCTCGCACAGGTCGCGGTGAAGAACCACGAGAACGGCGCAAAGAACCCGATCGCCCAGTTCCAAAATCGTATCACGGTCGATACGGTGCTGAACTCATCGCTGGTCGCCGACCCCCTGCGGCTCTTCGACTGCTCGCCGATCACCGACGGGGCGGCGGCGGTCGTCGTGGTCCCGCTCGAACGCGCCCGCGAGTTCACCGATTCGCCGGTGCGGGTGCTCGCAAGCGCCCAGGCGAGCGATACCATCGCGCTCCACGACCGGCGGGACATATCCACCCTGGACGCCTCGGTCGCCGCAGGCAAGCGGGCGTTTTCGCAGGCAGGCCTCACCCACAGGGATATCGACATGCTGGAGGTCCACGACTGCTTCACGATCGCCGAGATCTGCGCGATCGAGGACCTCGGGTTCTGTAAGAAAGGCGAGGCGGGGAGACTCACCGCGGAAGGGGCGACGGCCCTCGGCGGGGAGATCCCGGTGAACACGAGCGGCGGCCTGAAGGCCTGCGGCCACCCGGTCGGTGCGACCGGGATCAAGCAGGTCTACGAGATCGTCAACCAGCTCCGCGGCGAGGCCGGGGCCCGGCAGGTGGACGCGGAGATCGGTATGGCCCACAACGTGGGCGGCACCGGCGCGACGGTCGTCGTGCACATCCTGGGGGCCTGA
- a CDS encoding Zn-ribbon domain-containing OB-fold protein yields MSVSRFWRKIPQRYNLIGTQCTTCGRHFFPPRSLCPDCRRSGEIVDHKFIGKGTVVTYTVIRSASDQFEHTTPYVLAIVALDEGPRLTTQVACLPEEAKIGMRVKSVFRRVAADGESGTIHYGTKFVPAE; encoded by the coding sequence ATGTCGGTATCACGGTTCTGGAGAAAGATTCCGCAGCGCTACAACCTCATCGGGACGCAGTGCACGACCTGCGGGCGGCACTTCTTCCCGCCCCGGTCGCTCTGCCCCGATTGCCGGAGGAGCGGCGAGATCGTCGACCACAAGTTCATTGGCAAGGGAACGGTCGTCACCTACACGGTGATCCGGTCGGCAAGCGATCAGTTCGAGCACACTACCCCGTATGTCCTTGCGATCGTAGCACTCGACGAGGGGCCGAGGCTCACCACCCAGGTTGCCTGCCTCCCCGAGGAGGCGAAGATCGGGATGCGGGTCAAAAGCGTCTTCCGCCGGGTGGCGGCGGACGGCGAGAGCGGCACCATCCACTACGGCACGAAGTTCGTGCCGGCGGAGTAG
- a CDS encoding class I SAM-dependent methyltransferase — MGEEQWCLAVPKREAEQTRRRLLEEGLLDRNFRPRPEGDAVLFPVTEEVPGAVRCEFEAVPEQAVLPRHELVGGIAIMQENDPEGAERLLASRPSLETVLFPQTAVEGEYRTRRFSVLAGVPSTRTRVTEYGLSFDVDLALAYFSARLSTERQRVLEAMGEGERVLDMFAGVGPFAITLAHRAALVVAADLNPAAVHLLVHNIALNRATNVIPMLADAAHLPRIGFVPFDRVVMNLPLAAPEFLPAAAALCRDGGTIHLYALEEREGEYLPLIRAVTGGEIAERQVRTYSPGKWHAVYDIVVEKK, encoded by the coding sequence GTGGGAGAAGAACAGTGGTGCCTTGCGGTACCGAAGCGAGAGGCCGAGCAGACTCGGCGCCGGCTGCTTGAAGAAGGGCTCCTCGACCGGAACTTCAGGCCGCGCCCCGAGGGCGATGCGGTCCTCTTCCCGGTGACGGAGGAGGTCCCGGGCGCCGTCCGGTGCGAGTTCGAGGCGGTGCCGGAGCAGGCCGTTCTCCCACGCCACGAGCTCGTGGGCGGGATCGCCATCATGCAGGAGAACGATCCGGAAGGCGCAGAGCGGCTGCTCGCCTCCCGGCCGTCGCTCGAGACGGTGCTGTTCCCCCAGACCGCGGTCGAGGGGGAGTACCGCACCCGCCGGTTCTCCGTCCTTGCGGGTGTTCCCTCCACCCGCACCCGGGTGACCGAGTACGGGCTCTCCTTCGACGTGGACCTTGCCCTCGCCTACTTCTCGGCCCGGCTCTCGACCGAGCGGCAGCGGGTCCTCGAGGCGATGGGGGAGGGGGAGCGGGTCCTCGATATGTTCGCCGGGGTCGGGCCGTTCGCGATCACCCTTGCCCACAGGGCCGCTCTCGTCGTCGCCGCGGACCTCAACCCCGCCGCGGTCCACCTCCTGGTCCACAACATCGCGCTCAACCGGGCGACAAACGTCATCCCGATGCTCGCCGACGCCGCCCACCTTCCCCGGATCGGGTTTGTTCCCTTCGACCGGGTCGTCATGAACCTCCCCCTCGCCGCGCCGGAGTTCCTCCCGGCGGCCGCCGCGCTCTGCCGGGACGGCGGGACGATCCACCTCTACGCGCTCGAGGAGCGGGAGGGGGAGTATCTCCCCCTGATTCGGGCGGTGACCGGCGGCGAGATCGCCGAGCGGCAGGTCAGGACCTATTCGCCGGGGAAGTGGCACGCGGTGTATGATATTGTGGTGGAGAAGAAGTGA
- the hmgA gene encoding hydroxymethylglutaryl-CoA reductase (NADPH): MDEYIGRLKDGSLKLYALEKELPPEEAVRVRRAFVEGETGTALHAVGSFTIGIERVVKRNIENMIGAVQVPLGVAGPLPVRGEYAAGSYYLPLATTEGALVASVNRGCSLIGRAGGADVRIMRDGMTRAPVFAARDVVHARDVAAWVEGHVAEIRKVAESTTKHGEFLDAVTYVAGTSVFVRLEFDTKDAMGMNMVTIASQKVGELIERETGARLVATSGNMCTDKKPAAINLVRGRGKTVVAGVRLTDAMVADLLKTDAETLIEVNYRKNLVGSARAASFGFNAHAANVVAAMFIACGQDPAHVVEGSTAITTVDRVDGGVYVSVTLPSLPVGTVGGGTGVDTQRECLELLGVAGGGDPPGAHAKALAEIVGAGVLAGELSLLGALAAQHLARAHQEHGRG, encoded by the coding sequence ATGGATGAGTATATCGGGAGGCTGAAAGACGGCTCCCTCAAACTCTACGCGCTCGAGAAAGAACTCCCGCCCGAGGAGGCCGTCCGGGTGCGGCGGGCGTTCGTCGAGGGCGAGACCGGCACCGCCCTCCACGCGGTGGGGTCGTTTACGATCGGGATCGAGCGGGTGGTGAAGCGCAACATCGAGAACATGATCGGCGCCGTACAGGTGCCGCTCGGCGTTGCGGGGCCGCTTCCCGTGAGGGGCGAGTACGCCGCCGGGTCGTATTACCTCCCCCTGGCCACGACCGAAGGGGCGCTCGTCGCCTCGGTGAACCGCGGATGCTCGCTGATCGGCCGGGCGGGGGGCGCGGACGTGCGGATCATGCGGGATGGGATGACCCGGGCGCCGGTCTTTGCCGCCCGCGACGTCGTCCATGCCCGGGACGTTGCTGCCTGGGTGGAGGGGCACGTCGCCGAGATCCGAAAGGTAGCGGAGAGCACCACGAAACACGGGGAGTTCCTCGACGCCGTCACCTACGTTGCCGGGACGAGCGTCTTCGTCCGGCTCGAGTTCGACACGAAGGACGCCATGGGCATGAACATGGTGACGATAGCAAGCCAGAAGGTGGGCGAACTCATCGAGCGTGAGACCGGGGCCCGCCTCGTCGCCACCTCCGGGAACATGTGCACCGACAAGAAGCCGGCGGCGATCAACCTGGTCCGGGGCCGGGGGAAGACCGTGGTCGCGGGGGTGCGGCTGACCGACGCGATGGTCGCCGACCTCTTGAAGACCGATGCGGAGACGCTCATCGAGGTCAACTACAGGAAGAACCTTGTGGGCTCGGCCCGGGCGGCCTCGTTCGGGTTCAACGCCCATGCCGCAAACGTCGTCGCCGCGATGTTCATCGCCTGCGGGCAGGACCCCGCCCATGTCGTCGAGGGGAGCACCGCGATCACCACCGTCGACCGGGTGGACGGCGGCGTCTACGTCTCGGTCACCCTCCCCTCACTCCCGGTGGGGACGGTCGGCGGCGGCACGGGGGTCGATACCCAGCGGGAGTGCCTGGAACTCCTCGGCGTCGCGGGTGGTGGCGACCCGCCGGGAGCTCATGCAAAGGCATTAGCGGAGATCGTGGGGGCGGGGGTGCTCGCCGGCGAGCTCTCCCTCCTCGGCGCCCTCGCGGCCCAGCACCTGGCCCGGGCCCACCAGGAGCACGGTCGGGGATAA
- the rimI gene encoding ribosomal protein S18-alanine N-acetyltransferase yields the protein MMPLQLTIRRAQPADIPQIVAIERSAFDDPWDERTLQESLAYYPETFFVAKDNGDLAGFVAGGVEDTGEEVYGHIMNLAVAPGYRRRGIGQHLIRRLEQEYAVLGASAVQLEVRITNAGAQEFYRRLGYRVVLHIASYYANDEDALVMMKWFRF from the coding sequence ATGATGCCGCTTCAACTCACCATTCGCCGGGCACAGCCTGCAGACATTCCGCAGATAGTTGCCATCGAGAGGTCGGCCTTCGACGACCCCTGGGACGAGAGGACGCTCCAGGAGTCGCTTGCCTACTACCCGGAGACGTTTTTTGTGGCTAAAGACAACGGGGACCTGGCCGGCTTCGTCGCGGGGGGCGTTGAGGACACCGGGGAAGAGGTGTACGGGCACATCATGAACCTCGCGGTCGCCCCCGGGTACCGGCGCCGGGGGATCGGGCAGCACCTCATCCGCCGCCTGGAGCAGGAGTATGCCGTTTTAGGCGCGAGCGCAGTCCAGCTGGAGGTCCGGATCACCAACGCCGGGGCGCAGGAGTTCTATCGCCGTCTCGGCTACCGGGTGGTCTTACATATCGCTTCCTATTACGCAAACGATGAAGACGCCCTGGTCATGATGAAGTGGTTCCGTTTCTAA
- a CDS encoding DUF1015 domain-containing protein, whose product MVQIYRFAAVRPGRGYSEKIPSVPYDVVTAEEARECIEENPLSFLRVSRPDAELPGLAPHDDRVYQRSREVFDGMLADGLMQRDPQPGMYVYRAVQDGEEFIGLVCCVATEDYESRRIRRHELTRYDKEEDRTRHIDAVGANTGLVFLLYRDSGEIFPYVRSLIDETGPDGSTTSGSGVLHQVYRVVDEAVLSRLEGLFSSVPETYIADGHHRAKSAVNVAERRRSDGRFTEEAGKFMVVLFAHDRVRIHGYSRLVSDLGGYATPREFIEALPKSGWNVRAYGKVDAAGYQIPPLAARDAPVHVMHFYLDGTWYEVSRPIADPADLIGSLDVSVLQKDVLEGMLGISDPRGDPRLHYMGGAKPLSALERLVDSGRYALAVAMQPVRVETVLAIADMDGVMPPKSTWFEPKLLSGLVVHTID is encoded by the coding sequence ATGGTTCAGATCTATCGTTTCGCGGCGGTCCGTCCGGGTCGGGGGTACTCCGAAAAGATTCCTTCCGTGCCCTACGACGTGGTGACGGCAGAGGAGGCCCGGGAGTGTATCGAGGAGAACCCCCTGAGTTTTCTGCGAGTCAGCCGGCCGGACGCCGAACTCCCCGGTCTCGCTCCGCACGACGACCGGGTCTACCAGCGGTCGCGGGAGGTCTTCGACGGCATGCTTGCGGACGGCCTGATGCAGCGGGACCCCCAGCCCGGAATGTACGTCTACCGGGCCGTCCAGGACGGCGAAGAGTTCATCGGGCTGGTCTGCTGCGTGGCGACGGAAGACTACGAGAGCCGGCGGATCCGGCGGCATGAACTCACCAGGTACGACAAGGAGGAGGACCGGACCCGGCACATCGACGCGGTCGGGGCCAACACCGGCCTGGTCTTCCTGCTCTACCGCGATTCCGGCGAGATCTTCCCTTACGTCCGCTCACTCATCGACGAAACGGGGCCCGACGGGAGCACCACGAGCGGCTCGGGAGTACTCCACCAGGTCTACCGGGTCGTCGATGAAGCGGTCCTCTCCCGCCTCGAGGGTCTTTTCTCGTCGGTTCCGGAAACCTACATCGCAGACGGGCATCACCGGGCCAAATCGGCGGTGAACGTGGCGGAGAGGCGGCGAAGCGACGGCAGATTCACCGAAGAGGCAGGGAAGTTCATGGTGGTCCTCTTCGCCCACGACCGGGTCCGCATTCACGGCTACAGCAGGCTTGTTTCGGATCTCGGCGGCTACGCCACCCCCCGTGAGTTCATCGAGGCGCTCCCGAAGTCGGGCTGGAACGTTCGGGCCTACGGGAAGGTCGACGCTGCCGGCTACCAGATCCCGCCGCTCGCGGCCCGGGATGCGCCGGTACATGTGATGCACTTCTACCTGGATGGGACCTGGTACGAGGTCTCCCGGCCGATCGCGGACCCCGCAGACCTGATCGGGTCGCTCGACGTCTCGGTCCTCCAGAAGGACGTCCTCGAGGGGATGCTCGGCATCTCCGACCCCCGCGGCGACCCGAGACTCCACTACATGGGTGGGGCAAAACCCCTCTCCGCTCTCGAGCGGCTCGTGGACTCCGGCAGGTACGCTCTCGCGGTAGCGATGCAGCCGGTGCGGGTCGAGACGGTGCTCGCGATCGCCGATATGGACGGCGTCATGCCCCCGAAGTCCACCTGGTTCGAGCCGAAACTCCTCTCGGGGCTCGTCGTCCATACCATCGACTGA
- the hisG gene encoding ATP phosphoribosyltransferase — protein MITIALPKGSLEAQTLQLFKEADLEVRRTDRDYNPRINDPRIGKVKILRPQEIPLYVQMGYFDLGISGLDWVQESGADVVEVANLSYSKTGDGNVKIVVAVHRDEPVESVAAIRPGSRVTTEYPRITEQFFADLGIPVRLFPSYGASEAKVPDLMDVVVDLTETGSTLKKNGLKIVGQIMESHTALLANRESLLDPEKRREIEEIVTLLLGVIEARHQVLLTMNVPSSALDRVIEVLPAMKKPTVGRLHGIDYFSIQTVVQKGLVNGLIPPLKAAGAEDILEIPIAKIVR, from the coding sequence ATGATCACGATTGCTCTCCCCAAGGGGAGCCTTGAAGCGCAGACGCTCCAGCTCTTCAAGGAGGCGGACCTCGAGGTCAGGCGAACCGACCGCGACTACAACCCCCGTATCAACGATCCCCGGATCGGGAAGGTGAAGATCCTCCGGCCGCAGGAGATCCCGCTCTACGTCCAGATGGGCTACTTCGATCTCGGGATATCGGGGCTCGACTGGGTGCAGGAGAGCGGCGCCGACGTTGTCGAGGTCGCGAACCTCTCCTACAGCAAGACCGGCGACGGTAACGTGAAGATCGTGGTCGCGGTCCACCGCGACGAGCCGGTCGAGAGCGTCGCCGCCATCCGCCCGGGCAGCCGGGTGACGACCGAGTATCCCCGGATCACGGAGCAGTTCTTTGCGGACCTCGGGATCCCGGTCAGGCTCTTTCCCTCCTACGGGGCCTCGGAGGCGAAGGTTCCCGACCTCATGGACGTCGTCGTCGACCTCACCGAGACCGGGAGCACGCTCAAGAAGAACGGGTTGAAGATCGTCGGCCAGATCATGGAGTCGCACACCGCGCTCCTTGCAAACCGCGAGTCCCTCCTGGACCCGGAGAAGCGCCGGGAGATCGAGGAGATCGTAACCCTCCTCCTCGGGGTGATCGAGGCGCGTCACCAGGTGCTCCTGACGATGAACGTGCCCTCGAGCGCGCTCGACCGCGTCATCGAGGTTCTCCCCGCGATGAAGAAACCCACCGTCGGCAGGCTGCACGGCATCGACTACTTCAGTATCCAGACGGTGGTGCAGAAGGGGCTCGTCAACGGCCTCATCCCGCCGCTCAAGGCCGCGGGCGCCGAAGATATCCTCGAGATCCCGATAGCGAAAATTGTGCGGTGA